A stretch of the Vibrio aquimaris genome encodes the following:
- a CDS encoding UTRA domain-containing protein: MNSAIDYRSSTQLGSIKHYLKHWIQSGTVSKGEKLPSERELSLLFSTTRITIKDALISLETEGLIYREERRGWYVSPERLCYNPLARTHFHQMVKEQNRSAETRLVSTRTEVAIGEYAQTLDIDKITQIHIIERLRYIDGRAVLFVENVLKSSLFEGILSENLTLSLTDIYHKKYGYHTQRSQFDVLTTSAPTHVAKALNIASGQSVLKIFRVNYKQDGQLMDAEFEYWRPDAVMIRVGSK, from the coding sequence ATGAATTCAGCTATCGATTATCGCTCGTCTACACAACTAGGTAGTATCAAACATTATCTAAAACACTGGATTCAATCGGGGACGGTTTCTAAAGGAGAGAAATTGCCTTCGGAAAGAGAGCTTAGCCTGCTCTTCTCAACCACACGCATCACTATTAAGGACGCTTTAATATCACTTGAAACAGAAGGGCTTATCTATCGAGAAGAACGCCGTGGATGGTATGTTTCACCTGAGCGCCTATGCTATAACCCACTAGCACGAACTCATTTTCATCAAATGGTCAAAGAGCAAAATAGAAGCGCAGAAACAAGGCTAGTCAGTACTCGCACCGAAGTCGCCATTGGAGAATACGCACAAACTCTAGATATTGATAAAATCACTCAAATTCATATTATCGAAAGGCTTCGCTATATAGACGGAAGAGCGGTACTGTTTGTTGAAAATGTACTGAAATCATCACTATTCGAAGGTATTTTATCTGAAAATCTTACGTTGTCGCTTACCGACATTTACCACAAAAAATATGGATATCATACTCAGCGTTCGCAGTTTGATGTGTTAACAACTTCCGCTCCAACACATGTAGCTAAGGCACTCAACATTGCATCGGGTCAATCTGTTCTTAAGATTTTCCGCGTCAATTATAAGCAAGACGGCCAGCTCATGGACGCCGAGTTCGAATATTGGCGCCCAGATGCTGTGATGATCCGTGTTGGGAGTAAATAA
- a CDS encoding methyl-accepting chemotaxis protein, producing MRNLGFKKLLLISISALVVVSVSVSKYIAYIKQEANLVELITASNQSYVKGQALKISAQLEEKVGGLDKLGQYFSNKEITGTPEEIIELTHTIANAANLNSSVVAFTNGDAYWNQTAKTWPNHKFDGDVTTRGWYQLARKNDSAVLTEPYMGSEGDVYWISIVRKTLSGMISVDMQLSFLNEIAKNANEIPGAIAVILNSDTTILASSVDDIQAGNKTAKYPWLDTVAKRTLGQVEVVYEGKKDEIEELVFSHEINIAGKKWYFVVGLDKDIVFADLHAAKYEAIITALLASMISILVTLGVMQVLYRPILVLKETIAGLSDGNGDLTQRIEVKTHDDLGMISEGVNKFIASLQSMMLEISEATSQLSGNVERMREQSQHSSSILQNHVQETEQVVTAIEEMNSTAESMASDAANTAQLTQKANQAGNTSKATVTQAQTNVQDLVEDVSVASENVNKMASETDGINTVLGVIGDIAEQTNLLALNAAIEAARAGEQGRGFAVVADEVRNLASRTKESTEEIETALASLLKGSQSVVDSMESTKDKCGQTAEGAGQVAESLDVMTDFVTEINDLSTQIAAAAQEQNSVTQELSRNMTAINDIVGELDNNGKQALEDAHSIAEINTRLSDIVGRFKLS from the coding sequence ATGAGAAACTTGGGATTTAAAAAGTTATTGCTCATTTCCATTAGTGCATTGGTTGTGGTTTCTGTATCTGTGTCAAAATACATTGCCTACATCAAGCAAGAAGCGAATCTTGTTGAGTTGATTACGGCCTCAAACCAAAGTTATGTTAAAGGTCAAGCTCTAAAGATTTCAGCTCAACTAGAAGAAAAAGTGGGCGGTTTGGATAAGCTGGGTCAGTACTTTTCTAATAAAGAGATAACAGGTACGCCAGAAGAGATTATCGAACTGACTCATACCATCGCCAATGCTGCCAACCTAAACAGCTCAGTCGTGGCCTTCACTAATGGTGATGCTTACTGGAATCAAACCGCTAAAACTTGGCCAAATCATAAGTTTGATGGTGATGTCACCACTCGTGGTTGGTACCAGCTGGCTCGAAAAAATGATTCTGCCGTATTAACAGAACCTTATATGGGAAGTGAAGGGGATGTCTACTGGATCTCGATAGTAAGAAAGACGCTCAGCGGTATGATATCTGTCGATATGCAGTTGAGCTTTTTAAATGAAATTGCCAAAAATGCCAATGAGATTCCAGGCGCTATTGCGGTCATATTGAATAGCGACACCACCATTTTGGCTTCGTCCGTTGATGACATTCAAGCGGGTAATAAAACGGCCAAATATCCTTGGCTGGACACTGTCGCAAAAAGAACGTTAGGCCAGGTGGAAGTTGTCTACGAGGGTAAAAAAGACGAGATAGAGGAGTTGGTCTTTTCGCATGAAATCAATATTGCGGGTAAAAAGTGGTACTTTGTTGTTGGTTTAGACAAAGATATTGTTTTTGCGGATCTCCATGCAGCAAAATATGAAGCCATTATTACCGCTCTTCTTGCGTCTATGATCAGTATTCTGGTTACGCTTGGCGTCATGCAAGTCTTATATCGCCCAATTTTGGTGCTTAAAGAGACGATTGCTGGTCTGAGTGATGGTAATGGAGATCTGACTCAACGAATTGAAGTCAAAACGCATGATGATTTAGGTATGATTTCTGAGGGTGTCAATAAATTCATCGCGAGCTTACAATCGATGATGCTTGAAATCAGCGAAGCGACAAGTCAGCTTAGTGGCAACGTTGAAAGAATGCGCGAACAGAGTCAGCACAGCTCATCCATATTACAAAATCATGTGCAAGAAACAGAGCAAGTCGTCACCGCGATTGAAGAGATGAACTCAACGGCAGAATCTATGGCCTCTGATGCTGCGAATACCGCTCAACTCACGCAAAAAGCAAACCAAGCGGGTAATACTTCCAAGGCTACTGTGACGCAAGCACAAACGAATGTTCAGGATTTGGTTGAAGATGTCAGTGTTGCTTCAGAAAACGTGAATAAGATGGCGTCGGAAACCGATGGGATTAATACAGTTTTAGGTGTTATCGGTGATATTGCAGAGCAAACCAACTTGTTGGCGTTGAATGCTGCGATTGAGGCTGCTCGAGCAGGTGAGCAAGGGCGCGGTTTTGCAGTGGTGGCTGATGAAGTTCGTAACTTAGCGAGTCGGACAAAAGAGAGTACCGAAGAAATTGAAACGGCGCTTGCCAGTCTTCTCAAAGGAAGTCAATCGGTGGTGGATTCTATGGAATCAACCAAAGACAAGTGTGGACAAACCGCTGAAGGTGCGGGGCAAGTTGCGGAGAGCCTAGATGTGATGACGGACTTTGTTACTGAAATTAACGACTTAAGCACACAAATCGCCGCAGCGGCTCAGGAGCAAAATAGCGTAACACAAGAGCTAAGTCGAAACATGACAGCAATTAATGACATTGTTGGTGAACTTGATAACAACGGTAAACAAGCGCTTGAAGATGCGCATAGTATTGCTGAAATAAACACTCGTTTGTCTGATATTGTTGGCCGTTTCAAGCTGTCATAA